The following proteins are encoded in a genomic region of Triticum dicoccoides isolate Atlit2015 ecotype Zavitan chromosome 1B, WEW_v2.0, whole genome shotgun sequence:
- the LOC119312348 gene encoding protein RADIALIS-like 3 produces the protein MSSGSSSRSTSPSSDSEWSKKENKMFEEALAYYGEGAPNLWDKVASAMGGTKSAEEARRHFQILVDDVNSIEHGRIPFPKYKTQGFWT, from the coding sequence ATGTCTTCCGGGTCATCGTCGCGGAGCACCTCCCCGAGCTCGGACTCAGAGTGGAGCAAGAAGGAGAACAAGATGTTCGAGGAGGCGCTCGCCTACTACGGCGAGGGCGCTCCCAACCTCTGGGATAAGGTGGCCAGCGCCATGGGGGGCACCAAGTCCGCTGAGGAGGCGCGCCGCCACTTCCAGATCCTCGTCGACGACGTCAACAGCATCGAGCACGGCCGCATCCCCTTCCCCAAGTACAAGACCCAGGGCTTCTGGACCTAA
- the LOC119312337 gene encoding protein RADIALIS-like 3 has product MSSGSSSRSTSPTSDSEWSKKENKMFEEALAYYGVSAPNLWEKVASAMGGTKSAEEVRRHFQILVDDVNSIEHGRVPFPKYKTQGFWT; this is encoded by the coding sequence ATGTCTTCCGGGTCGTCGTCTCGGAGCACCTCCCCGACCTCCGACTCGGAGTGGAGCAAGAAGGAGAACAAGATGTTCGAGGAGGCGCTCGCCTACTACGGCGTGAGCGCCCCCAACCTCTGGGAGAAGGTGGCCAGCGCCATGGGGGGCACCAAGTCCGCCGAGGAGGTGCGCCGCCACTTCCAGATCCTTGTCGATGACGTCAACAGCATCGAGCATGGCCGCGTCCCATTCCCCAAGTACAAGACCCAGGGCTTCTGGACCTAA